One genomic window of Mus musculus strain C57BL/6J chromosome 4, GRCm38.p6 C57BL/6J includes the following:
- the Srm gene encoding spermidine synthase — protein MEPGPDGPAAPGPAAIREGWFRETCSLWPGQALSLQVEQLLHHRRSRYQDILVFRSKTYGNVLVLDGVIQCTERDEFSYQEMIANLPLCSHPNPRKVLIIGGGDGGVLREVVKHPSVESVVQCEIDEDVIEVSKKFLPGMAVGFSSSKLTLHVGDGFEFMKQNQDAFDVIITDSSDPMGPAESLFKESYYQLMKTALKEDGILCCQGECQWLHLDLIKEMRHFCKSLFPVVDYAYCSIPTYPSGQIGFMLCSKNPSTNFREPVQQLTQAQVEQMQLKYYNSDMHRAAFVLPEFTRKALNDIS, from the exons ATGGAGCCTGGCCCCGACGGCCCAGCCGCGCCCGGCCCCGCCGCCATCCGTGAGGGCTGGTTCCGAGAGACCTGCAGCCTGTGGCCCGGCCAGGCCCTGTCGCTGCAAGTGGAGCAGCTGCTTCACCACCGGCGATCGCGGTACCAAGACATCCTCGTCTTCCGCAG TAAAACCTACGGCAACGTGCTGGTTCTGGATGGCGTCATCCAGTGTACTGAGAGGGATGAGTTCTCCTACCAGGAGATGATCGCCAACCTGCCGCTCTGCAGCCACCCCAACCCGCGGAAG GTGCTGATCATCGGGGGTGGAGATGGGGGCGTCCTACGGGAAGTGGTGAAGCACCCCTCTGTGGAGTCGGTGGTCCAGTGCGAGATTGATGAG GATGTCATTGAAGTCTCTAAGAAGTTCCTGCCTGGCATGGCCGTTGGCTTCTCCAGCTCAAAGCTGACTCTCCACGTGGGCGATGGCTTTGAGTTCATGAAACAGAACCAAGATGCCTTTGACGTCATCATCACCGACTCCTCAGACCCCATGG GCCCTGCTGAGAGCCTCTTCAAGGAGTCCTATTACCAGCTCATGAAGACAGCACTCAAAGAAGATGGCATCCTGTGCTGCCAGGGTGAGTGCCAGTGGCTGCACCTGGACCTCATCAAGGAGATGAGGCACTTCTGCAAATCTCTCTTCCCCGTGGTGGACTACGCCTACTGTAGCATTCCTACCTATCCCAGCGGCCAGATCGGCTTCATGCTGTGTAGCAAAAACCCG AGCACCAACTTCCGGGAGCCAGTGCAGCAGTTGACACAGGCCCAGGTGGAGCAGATGCAGCTGAAATACTATAACTCGGACATGCACCGTGCCGCCTTCGTACTGCCCGAGTTCACCCGGAAG GCCCTCAATGACATAAGCTGA